A part of Brassica rapa cultivar Chiifu-401-42 chromosome A05, CAAS_Brap_v3.01, whole genome shotgun sequence genomic DNA contains:
- the LOC103832739 gene encoding GDSL esterase/lipase 3 isoform X1, translated as MEKCRLVSIILFVHTIILSISSINCTENNGKLVTNQAALFVFGDSLFDPGNNNYINITNRANFFPYGQTFFKFPTGRVSDGRLIPDFIAEKAWLPLIPPNLQPRNSNSQFTYGVSFASAGAGALVESFSGQVIDLGTQLKSFKTVKRRVRSALGEAETKRIFSRAVYLFNIGGNDLFYALFQTSSLVNLNAKQKLVDLIIGNTTSVVEEVYKMGGRKFGFLNVGAYDCAPAASILDTANIGSCNKPVTELIDLHNKKFPDGLRRLQRELSGFKYALHDYRTSLLDRINNPSKYGFKEGNKACCGSGPLRGMPTCGINQTGLSYELCEDVTNYLFFDSAHLTEKAHRQFAELIWSGPPNVTGPYNLKALFELN; from the exons atggaGAAGTGTCGGTTAGTCTCCATCATCTTGTTCGTCCACACAATAATTTTATCGATAAGCTCAATCAACTGCACAGAGAATAATGGCAAACTCGTCACAAACCAAGCTGCTTTGTTCGTGTTCGGAGATTCTCTGTTCGATCCAGGAAACAACAACTACATCAATATTACCAACCGAGCCAATTTTTTTCCATACGGTCAAACCTTTTTCAAGTTTCCCACCGGAAGAGTCTCCGATGGACGTTTGATTCCCGACTTCATCG CTGAGAAGGCGTGGTTACCGTTGATCCCACCAAATCTACAACCAAGAAACAGTAACAGTCAGTTTACCTATGGAGTTAGTTTTGCTTCTGCAGGTGCCGGAGCTTTGGTGGAATCCTTTTCCGGACAG GTGATTGATTTGGGAACGCAGTTAAAAAGCTTCAAAACCGTTAAAAGGAGGGTGCGATCTGCATTAGGAGAAGCTGAGACCAAAAGGATTTTCTCAAGAGCtgtttatctttttaatatcGGAGGCAACGACTTATTTTATGCCTTATTTCAAACCTCTTCACTTGTGAACCTCAATGCCAAACAGAAACTAGTTGATTTGATTATAGGTAATACAACATCCGTGGTTGAG GAAGTGTATAAAATGGGAGGGAGGAAGTTTGGATTCTTGAATGTGGGAGCCTACGATTGTGCACCAGCCGCATCGATCTTAGACACAGCAAACATAGGATCTTGTAACAAACCAGTCACTGAGCTGATAGATTTGCACAACAAGAAGTTTCCAGATGGTTTAAGGCGGCTACAACGTGAACTATCCGGATTCAAATATGCCCTTCACGACTATCGCACTTCCTTATTGGATAGAATCAACAATCCTTCTAAATACG gGTTTAAGGAAGGGAACAAAGCATGTTGTGGAAGCGGACCATTGAGAGGAATGCCTACTTGTGGAATCAACCAAACGGGACTAAGTTACGAGCTATGCGAAGACGTTACCAATTATTTGTTTTTCGATTCAGCTCACTTGACAGAGAAGGCTCATCGTCAATTCGCAGAGCTGATTTGGAGTGGTCCGCCTAATGTTACTGGGCCTTATAATCTCAAAGCTTTATTTGAACTTAATTAG
- the LOC103832739 gene encoding GDSL esterase/lipase 3 isoform X2, translated as MEKCRLVSIILFVHTIILSISSINCTENNGKLVTNQAALFVFGDSLFDPGNNNYINITNRANFFPYGQTFFKFPTGRVSDGRLIPDFIAEKAWLPLIPPNLQPRNSNSQFTYGVSFASAGAGALVESFSGQLKSFKTVKRRVRSALGEAETKRIFSRAVYLFNIGGNDLFYALFQTSSLVNLNAKQKLVDLIIGNTTSVVEEVYKMGGRKFGFLNVGAYDCAPAASILDTANIGSCNKPVTELIDLHNKKFPDGLRRLQRELSGFKYALHDYRTSLLDRINNPSKYGFKEGNKACCGSGPLRGMPTCGINQTGLSYELCEDVTNYLFFDSAHLTEKAHRQFAELIWSGPPNVTGPYNLKALFELN; from the exons atggaGAAGTGTCGGTTAGTCTCCATCATCTTGTTCGTCCACACAATAATTTTATCGATAAGCTCAATCAACTGCACAGAGAATAATGGCAAACTCGTCACAAACCAAGCTGCTTTGTTCGTGTTCGGAGATTCTCTGTTCGATCCAGGAAACAACAACTACATCAATATTACCAACCGAGCCAATTTTTTTCCATACGGTCAAACCTTTTTCAAGTTTCCCACCGGAAGAGTCTCCGATGGACGTTTGATTCCCGACTTCATCG CTGAGAAGGCGTGGTTACCGTTGATCCCACCAAATCTACAACCAAGAAACAGTAACAGTCAGTTTACCTATGGAGTTAGTTTTGCTTCTGCAGGTGCCGGAGCTTTGGTGGAATCCTTTTCCGGACAG TTAAAAAGCTTCAAAACCGTTAAAAGGAGGGTGCGATCTGCATTAGGAGAAGCTGAGACCAAAAGGATTTTCTCAAGAGCtgtttatctttttaatatcGGAGGCAACGACTTATTTTATGCCTTATTTCAAACCTCTTCACTTGTGAACCTCAATGCCAAACAGAAACTAGTTGATTTGATTATAGGTAATACAACATCCGTGGTTGAG GAAGTGTATAAAATGGGAGGGAGGAAGTTTGGATTCTTGAATGTGGGAGCCTACGATTGTGCACCAGCCGCATCGATCTTAGACACAGCAAACATAGGATCTTGTAACAAACCAGTCACTGAGCTGATAGATTTGCACAACAAGAAGTTTCCAGATGGTTTAAGGCGGCTACAACGTGAACTATCCGGATTCAAATATGCCCTTCACGACTATCGCACTTCCTTATTGGATAGAATCAACAATCCTTCTAAATACG gGTTTAAGGAAGGGAACAAAGCATGTTGTGGAAGCGGACCATTGAGAGGAATGCCTACTTGTGGAATCAACCAAACGGGACTAAGTTACGAGCTATGCGAAGACGTTACCAATTATTTGTTTTTCGATTCAGCTCACTTGACAGAGAAGGCTCATCGTCAATTCGCAGAGCTGATTTGGAGTGGTCCGCCTAATGTTACTGGGCCTTATAATCTCAAAGCTTTATTTGAACTTAATTAG
- the LOC117133933 gene encoding uncharacterized protein LOC117133933: MVLIYVKSGEWMCSRGDDWSFVVDKERRGRMVTLATTTTLKQLKIMVCEDYGVDHNAINAEFSYSLLNQKGNPPIIITNDRQASNFVGYAKRESSTTLCVMFSVSGVNQKERVNIDLNKEPCDSSNVEDEEVPEINRAEFVKPSKESFVKRTNHVAADGCGPLRSENIELFQNNGDSDKDGRAWRGDFVKKDQIFTSKGVLKATMEILAMKNNFDYTVIKSTRKWWYIRCKDALCNWTVRAEGIDGSTYFMINQCDGRHSCAPSKKRKFGKTASARTIGTLIQHRFDDANDGPKPNDIIQFMRMEHSCEITYWHAWEAREFAIAAARGIPDRSYSKIPAYLHMIKEANPGTHTHYETNEKGRFMYLFMSFGQSVRGFYNAMRRVIVVDGTFLKNKYKGTLLVATAVDGNSNLYPIAFGVVDSENDDSWGWFFRQLKVVIADCQDLAFVSDRNASISKAIGTVYPRSAHGICIHHLLTNVVSFFKTKGLTALVEKASRAYRYTEFQERITEIFDMSPELGRYLREADVRKWARSLFPGSRYDIRTTNPAESINSVLRIPREYPVIPLLDSIRELLTRWFYERRLLSSKHLDPLTAKVERKIDRRIVKAKGFQVYKVDNFRSVVKGDIYDCHVDLERRTCTCGKYDIGKIPCRHAIPAIYSRGMEVHRFTDALYSTAAWRTAYADSINPIAVVESEWNVPAEVKLAKVLPPKTRKSAGRPVKRRYESVEDKIASSQGSKKNKKHKCSRCGTEGHKRGTCDLPI, from the exons ATGGTTCTAATCTATGTCAAATCGGGTGAATGGATGTGTAGTCGCGGTGATGACTGGAGTTTCGTGGTAGACAAAGAAAGGCGTGGTCGAATGGTAACATTAGCAACTACTACTACGTTGAAGCAGCTCAAGATAATGGTGTGTGAGGATTATGGGGTGGACCATAATGCCATTAATGCCGAGTTCAGTTATTCGTTGTTGAATCAAAAAGGGAATCCTCCTATTATTATCACCAATGATCGGCAAGCATCTAATTTTGTGGGCTATGCAAAGAGGGAATCGTCTACTACCTTGTGTGTGATGTTCTCTGTTTCCGGTGTAAATCAAAAGGAACGAGTCAATATCGATTTGAATAAGGAGCCTTGCGATTCAAGTAatgttgaggatgaagaagttcCTGAGATAAATCGAGCAGAGTTTGTCAAGCCGTCAAAGGAGTCTTTTGTTAAAAGAACGAATCATGTCGCTGCAGATGGTTGCGGTCCTTTAAGGAGTGAAAACATTGAACTTTTTCAAAACAATGGAGACAGTGATAAGGATGGTCGAGCTTGGAGAGGAGACTTCGTGAAGAAGGATCAAATTTTCACAAGTAAAGGGGTTCTGAAGGCAACAATGGAAATTTTAGCGATGAAGAATAATTTCGATTACACTGTTATCAAATCCACGAGAAAATGGTGGTATATTCGATGTAAAGATGCATTGTGCAACTGGACTGTGCGTGCAGAAGGAATAGATGGGTCTACATATTTCATGATCAACCAATGTGATGGAAGACATTCATGTGCTCCTTCAAAGAAAAGGAAATTCGGAAAAACAGCATCAGCAAGAACAATTGGGACTCTGATACAACATCGATTTGATGATGCAAACGATGGCCCAAAACCGAATGACATCATTCAATTTATGAGAATGGAGCATAGTTGTGAGATTACTTATTGGCACGCTTGGGAAGCTCGTGAGTTTGCTATTGCAGCTGCTAGAGGTATACCAGATCGCAGTTACTCTAAAATACCAGCATATCTGCATATGATTAAAGAAGCAAATCCTGGTACGCATACTCACTATGAAACTAATGAGAAGGGAAGATTCATGTATCTATTTATGTCATTTGGGCAATCAGTTAGAGGATTCTACAATGCAATGCGAAGGGTGATTGTTGTTGACGGAACttttctgaaaaataaatacaaagggACACTTCTTGTTGCTACTGCTGTAGATGGTAACTCTAATTTGTATCCGATTGCATTTGGGGTTGTTGATTCAGAGAATGACGATTCTTGGGGGTGGTTCTTCAGACAGTTGAAAGTGGTTATTGCTGATTGTCAAGACCTAGCTTTTGTCTCAGATAGAAATGCGTCTATTTCTAAAGCTATTGGGACTGTCTACCCTCGATCAGCACATGGAATTTGCATTCATCACTTATTGACCAATGTGGTCTCATTTTTCAAGACAAAAGGATTGACTGCGTTGGTAGAAAAGGCTTCACGGGCATATAGATACACTGAATTTCAAGAACGTATCACCGAAATTTTTGATATGAGTCCTGAGCTTGGAAGATATCTACGGGAGGCTGATGTGCGCAAATGGGCTCGTTCTCTCTTCCCTGGTTCCAGGTATGACATTAGGACCACGAACCCTGCAGAGTCTATAAATTCAGTTCTTAGAATACCTAGAGAATATCCGGTTATTCCTTTGCTTGATAGTATAAGAGAACTGTTGACTCGATGGTTCTATGAGCGTCGCTTGTTAAGCTCAAAGCATCTAGATCCTTTAACCGCTAAGGTGGAGAGAAAGATTGATAGGAGAATTGTGAAGGCAAAAGGATTCCAGGTTTACAAGGTTGACAACTTCAGATCGGTTGTAAAAGGAGACATATATGATTGTCATGTTGATTTGGAAAGAAGAACATGCACATGTGGTAAGTATGATATAGGAAAAATTCCTTGCCGACACGCCATTCCTGCAATTTATTCACGAG GTATGGAAGTGCACAGATTCACTGACGCCTTATACAGCACTGCAGCGTGGAGAACCGCCTATGCAGATTCCATTAATCCAATAGCAGTTGTAGAGTCAGAATGGAATGTCCCTGCTGAGGTTAAACTTGCAAAGGTTTTACCACCAAAGACAAGAAAGAGTGCTGGTCGACCAGTAAAGAGAAGGTatgaatcagtagaagacaagATCGCATCTTCTCAAGGatcaaagaagaataaaaagcaTAAGTGTAGCCGTTGTGGAACTGAAGGACACAAGAGAGGAACATGCGATTTACCCATCTAG
- the LOC103848503 gene encoding uncharacterized protein LOC103848503 isoform X1, translating to MILKPLHVELIILSRFVAMSEELPKRLFKEGEEPRVTQINNNCRIDYIIRKFQAWLPKELDVVKKDPVFHQIFKLHENGLGYSARVIHSFLCRELVTFLQHELWFVFARRPLRFSLQEFHAVTGFECDTHISIEEFEEWKYDGGFWSKVLRRKDGTITLFNLWTKDKEAVKKWKNADRIRLIYLAIILCVVLARDEKANIPLKYIAVVMDLDRVRRYPWGVAAYDLLCKSIAKNRSQLKEKTTSYVLDGFSYALQIWAMEAVPKIGKLCGKKLDKGFKDGPRCINWMGAAKVSYEEIIRLEEIITPKDDIYPYISWTGNYDVVKAQAFRRDDDVEDDRIKVLMEMIKKGHDFSEHVWETEENEVISLSLDDESAVNDEASVNVEAAESDDDFQTPKGSKNVGSRSKRGKKRLPDRGMEKRKHKVLASGAKQAPFNEDMKAFMTQLFEHNFSGMEQRIQKQMAETFEQMRTELKQSRKEASVEVELGEPSPTKPSTSQAPLRRSTRGVNKH from the exons ATGATATTGAAACCTTTACATGTTGAACTAATAATTTTGTCACGGTTTGTAGCTATGTCTGAGGAGCTACCGAAGAGGCTTTTTAAGGAGGGCGAGGAGCCCCGAGTTACTCAGATCAACAACAACTGCAGGATCGACTACATAATCCGAAAGTTCCAAGCGTGGCTGCCAAAGGAGTTGGATGTCGTGAAGAAAGACCCGGTTTTTCATCAGATTTTTAAGCTCCATGAGAATGGTCTTGGATACTCTGCGAGGGTGATACACAGCTTCTTGTGTAGGGAGCTGGTGACTTTCTTACAGCACGAGCTATGGTTTGTCTTTGCGAGGAGACCGCTTCGATTCTCATTGCAAGAGTTCCACGCCGTAACCGGGTTTGAATGCGATACTCACATTTCGATTGAGGAGTTTGAAGAGTGGAAATATGATGGTGGTTTCTGGAGCAAGGTTTTGAGGAGAAAAGATGGAACAATTACACTCTTCAACCTGTGGACTAAGGACAAGGAAGCTGTAAAGAAATGGAAGAATGCAGATCGCATACGTCTTATCTACTTGGCGATCATTCTTTGTGTGGTATTGGCGAGAGATGAGAAGGCTAATATCCCCCTGAAGTACATCGCGGTGGTCATGGATCTTGACAGAGTTCGAAGGTATCCTTGGGGAGTTGCTGCTTATGACCTTCTCTGCAAATCCATAGCCAAAAATCGTTCCCAACTGAAGGAAAAGACCACTAGCTATGTCTTGGATGGCTTCTCATACGCCTTGcagatttgggcaatggaagcGGTGCCAAAAATCGGGAAGCTTTGTGGAAAAAAGCTGGATAAGGGTTTCAAGGACGGTCCTAGATGCATAAACTGGATGGGAGCTGCGAAGGTGTCATATGAGGAGATCATTCGCTTGGAGGAGATTATTACACCCAAG GATGACATCTACCCATACATCTCATGGACAGGAAATTATGATGTTGTCAAAGCTCAGGCGTTTCGCAGAGATGATGATGTGGAGGATGACAGAATCAAGGTtctgatggagatgataaaGAAGGGGCATGATTTTAGTGAGCATGTTTGGGAAactgaagaaaatgaagtgatTTCTTTATCTCTCGATGACGAATCAGCTGTGAATGATGAAGCAAGCGTGAATGTTGAAGCAGCCGAGAGTGATGACGACTTTCAGACTCCGAAAGGATCAAAAAACGTTGGTTCTAGATCAAAGAGGGGTAAAAAGAGGCTTCCCGATCGTGGTATGGAGAAGAGAAAGCATAAGGTTCTCGCAAGTGGCGCAAAGCAAGCTCCTTTTAATGAAGACATGAAGGCTTTTATGACACAGTTGTTTGAGCACAACTTCTCTGGAATGGAACAAAGGATACAGAAACAGATGGCCGAGACATTTGAGCAGATGCGGACAGAGCTTAAACAATCACGTAAGGAAGCCAGCGTTGAAGTTGAGCTTGGAGAGCCTTCACCGACAAAGCCATCGACGAGCCAGGCACCGTTGAGGAGGTCCACACGCGGGGTAAACAAACACTAG
- the LOC103848503 gene encoding uncharacterized protein LOC103848503 isoform X2 yields the protein MSEELPKRLFKEGEEPRVTQINNNCRIDYIIRKFQAWLPKELDVVKKDPVFHQIFKLHENGLGYSARVIHSFLCRELVTFLQHELWFVFARRPLRFSLQEFHAVTGFECDTHISIEEFEEWKYDGGFWSKVLRRKDGTITLFNLWTKDKEAVKKWKNADRIRLIYLAIILCVVLARDEKANIPLKYIAVVMDLDRVRRYPWGVAAYDLLCKSIAKNRSQLKEKTTSYVLDGFSYALQIWAMEAVPKIGKLCGKKLDKGFKDGPRCINWMGAAKVSYEEIIRLEEIITPKDDIYPYISWTGNYDVVKAQAFRRDDDVEDDRIKVLMEMIKKGHDFSEHVWETEENEVISLSLDDESAVNDEASVNVEAAESDDDFQTPKGSKNVGSRSKRGKKRLPDRGMEKRKHKVLASGAKQAPFNEDMKAFMTQLFEHNFSGMEQRIQKQMAETFEQMRTELKQSRKEASVEVELGEPSPTKPSTSQAPLRRSTRGVNKH from the exons ATGTCTGAGGAGCTACCGAAGAGGCTTTTTAAGGAGGGCGAGGAGCCCCGAGTTACTCAGATCAACAACAACTGCAGGATCGACTACATAATCCGAAAGTTCCAAGCGTGGCTGCCAAAGGAGTTGGATGTCGTGAAGAAAGACCCGGTTTTTCATCAGATTTTTAAGCTCCATGAGAATGGTCTTGGATACTCTGCGAGGGTGATACACAGCTTCTTGTGTAGGGAGCTGGTGACTTTCTTACAGCACGAGCTATGGTTTGTCTTTGCGAGGAGACCGCTTCGATTCTCATTGCAAGAGTTCCACGCCGTAACCGGGTTTGAATGCGATACTCACATTTCGATTGAGGAGTTTGAAGAGTGGAAATATGATGGTGGTTTCTGGAGCAAGGTTTTGAGGAGAAAAGATGGAACAATTACACTCTTCAACCTGTGGACTAAGGACAAGGAAGCTGTAAAGAAATGGAAGAATGCAGATCGCATACGTCTTATCTACTTGGCGATCATTCTTTGTGTGGTATTGGCGAGAGATGAGAAGGCTAATATCCCCCTGAAGTACATCGCGGTGGTCATGGATCTTGACAGAGTTCGAAGGTATCCTTGGGGAGTTGCTGCTTATGACCTTCTCTGCAAATCCATAGCCAAAAATCGTTCCCAACTGAAGGAAAAGACCACTAGCTATGTCTTGGATGGCTTCTCATACGCCTTGcagatttgggcaatggaagcGGTGCCAAAAATCGGGAAGCTTTGTGGAAAAAAGCTGGATAAGGGTTTCAAGGACGGTCCTAGATGCATAAACTGGATGGGAGCTGCGAAGGTGTCATATGAGGAGATCATTCGCTTGGAGGAGATTATTACACCCAAG GATGACATCTACCCATACATCTCATGGACAGGAAATTATGATGTTGTCAAAGCTCAGGCGTTTCGCAGAGATGATGATGTGGAGGATGACAGAATCAAGGTtctgatggagatgataaaGAAGGGGCATGATTTTAGTGAGCATGTTTGGGAAactgaagaaaatgaagtgatTTCTTTATCTCTCGATGACGAATCAGCTGTGAATGATGAAGCAAGCGTGAATGTTGAAGCAGCCGAGAGTGATGACGACTTTCAGACTCCGAAAGGATCAAAAAACGTTGGTTCTAGATCAAAGAGGGGTAAAAAGAGGCTTCCCGATCGTGGTATGGAGAAGAGAAAGCATAAGGTTCTCGCAAGTGGCGCAAAGCAAGCTCCTTTTAATGAAGACATGAAGGCTTTTATGACACAGTTGTTTGAGCACAACTTCTCTGGAATGGAACAAAGGATACAGAAACAGATGGCCGAGACATTTGAGCAGATGCGGACAGAGCTTAAACAATCACGTAAGGAAGCCAGCGTTGAAGTTGAGCTTGGAGAGCCTTCACCGACAAAGCCATCGACGAGCCAGGCACCGTTGAGGAGGTCCACACGCGGGGTAAACAAACACTAG